From a single Synergistales bacterium genomic region:
- a CDS encoding TRAP transporter substrate-binding protein produces MKTRNLAALVLIVFVAVGLLVLGAPPQASADDKKVYHWKFQSHHPPGALATEYVIPPFIERIREMSDGRLDITLHYAGELVDYQEVFPALQHNMIQIANTSSLFWRGSLPVGWLQAGNLPPFVTRSTEEFNELYHHRGIDRLIGEGLAEEGIHFLGTHSVGNTYFWSKEPLYGVEDLEGFKVRFFGAMSDTMEHFGAAPVMLPHPETYMAIATGTLDGSGTAWWLYRDLKLYEVCPYFIGPAWQVPQGMELWVSQKAWDELPPDLQAIVETAALAFNQDFADVCSRQRREMFNKSFPEWGTEYIEWGEEDVKTITQEFSLPYLERVSEDIGPKDPRVVEGIRIVKQFMRDYGYIDSDQ; encoded by the coding sequence TGGCTGCATTGGTCCTGATCGTTTTCGTAGCTGTCGGCCTGCTTGTGCTGGGTGCGCCCCCGCAGGCCTCGGCGGACGACAAGAAGGTATACCACTGGAAATTCCAGAGCCACCATCCCCCCGGAGCCCTTGCCACCGAATATGTGATCCCTCCCTTTATCGAGAGGATCCGCGAGATGTCCGACGGGCGTCTGGATATCACCCTGCACTACGCGGGAGAGCTGGTAGACTACCAGGAGGTCTTCCCCGCTTTGCAGCATAACATGATCCAGATCGCCAACACCAGTTCCCTCTTCTGGAGGGGCTCGCTCCCCGTGGGGTGGCTGCAGGCGGGTAACCTGCCTCCCTTCGTCACCCGTTCCACCGAGGAGTTCAACGAGCTCTACCACCACCGGGGAATCGACAGGCTGATCGGAGAAGGCCTGGCCGAGGAAGGCATCCATTTCCTGGGTACCCACAGTGTGGGGAACACCTACTTCTGGAGCAAGGAGCCGCTCTACGGTGTCGAAGACCTGGAAGGCTTCAAGGTGCGTTTCTTCGGCGCCATGTCGGACACCATGGAGCACTTCGGTGCGGCGCCGGTCATGCTGCCCCACCCCGAGACCTACATGGCCATCGCCACGGGCACACTGGACGGCAGCGGAACGGCCTGGTGGCTCTACCGCGACCTGAAGCTCTACGAGGTCTGCCCCTACTTCATCGGTCCGGCCTGGCAGGTGCCGCAGGGCATGGAGCTCTGGGTGTCGCAGAAGGCCTGGGACGAGCTGCCCCCGGATCTCCAGGCGATCGTGGAGACGGCGGCCCTGGCCTTCAACCAGGATTTTGCCGACGTCTGTTCCCGGCAGAGACGCGAGATGTTCAACAAGTCCTTCCCCGAGTGGGGCACCGAGTACATCGAATGGGGAGAGGAAGATGTGAAGACGATCACCCAGGAGTTCTCCCTGCCCTATCTGGAGCGGGTCTCCGAGGATATCGGTCCCAA